One region of Micromonospora ureilytica genomic DNA includes:
- a CDS encoding ABC transporter ATP-binding protein encodes MISRHRRAVGVVLALHSAAAVAGLAPPWLLGTIVDRVTAGAGVATVDRLALAIAGCVLVSALLSRYAQYAGHRFGERAVAELREQFVSRTLGLPVSVVERAGSGDLATRSSVDVSTVGTTVRDVVPTIVIATVQLTLLFGAVFLLHPLLGLAALAGLPSIVAVTRWYLRRASSAYLTEGAAAAELTETLTTTAEGARTVEALRLADDRIRHGTSRITLVWRARRATLALRTVFFSVVEASYPLPVAVVLLVGGYLLSRDMVSLGAVVAAALYLQQAIDPLDRLLQWTEQAQRGFASYARVLGVGMVPPEPPGTTASSHGERLVVSGARFSYSDDGPDVLHGIDLQVQPGERLAIVGPSGAGKSTLARLLAGIDAPRHGVVSIGGCPVTDLDPAERRRRIALVTQEHHVFIGSVRDNLSFAAPDASDAQMRAALLTVGAEWFAELPDDLDTQLGDGARQLGAAEAQQLALARLVLADPHTLILDEATAALDPSTARRTERALAAVLVGRTVIAIAHRLNTAHDADRVAVLADGRITEIGSHDELVAAGGAYAALWRSWHTRVDER; translated from the coding sequence ATGATCAGCCGGCACCGGCGCGCCGTCGGGGTCGTGCTGGCGTTGCACAGCGCCGCCGCGGTCGCCGGGCTCGCCCCGCCGTGGCTGCTGGGCACCATCGTCGACCGGGTCACCGCCGGCGCGGGCGTGGCCACCGTGGACCGGCTGGCGCTGGCCATCGCCGGCTGTGTCCTGGTCAGTGCCCTGCTCTCCCGATACGCCCAGTACGCCGGCCACCGCTTCGGCGAACGCGCCGTCGCCGAGCTGCGCGAGCAGTTCGTCTCCCGGACCCTCGGGCTGCCCGTCTCGGTCGTCGAACGGGCCGGCTCCGGTGACCTGGCCACCCGCAGTTCGGTCGACGTGTCGACGGTCGGCACCACCGTCCGGGACGTGGTGCCCACCATCGTCATCGCCACTGTGCAGTTGACGTTGCTGTTCGGGGCGGTCTTCCTGCTGCACCCACTGCTCGGGCTGGCCGCGCTGGCCGGGCTCCCGTCGATCGTGGCGGTGACCCGCTGGTACCTGCGCCGGGCCAGCTCCGCGTACCTCACCGAGGGTGCGGCTGCGGCCGAGCTGACCGAGACGCTGACCACCACCGCCGAGGGCGCCCGCACGGTCGAGGCGCTGCGCCTGGCCGACGACCGGATCCGGCACGGCACCAGCCGCATCACACTGGTGTGGCGGGCCCGTCGGGCGACCCTCGCGCTGCGTACCGTGTTCTTCTCGGTCGTCGAGGCCAGCTATCCGCTGCCGGTCGCCGTGGTCCTGCTCGTCGGTGGCTACCTGCTCTCCCGAGACATGGTGTCACTCGGCGCGGTGGTCGCCGCCGCGCTCTACCTGCAACAGGCGATCGACCCGTTGGACCGGCTGTTGCAGTGGACGGAGCAGGCGCAACGCGGCTTCGCGTCGTACGCCCGGGTGCTCGGCGTCGGCATGGTCCCACCGGAACCGCCCGGCACGACGGCCTCGTCACACGGTGAGCGGCTCGTCGTCAGTGGGGCGCGCTTCTCCTACTCCGACGACGGGCCGGACGTGCTGCACGGCATCGACCTGCAGGTGCAGCCCGGTGAGCGGCTGGCCATCGTCGGTCCGTCCGGCGCCGGCAAGTCCACACTGGCCCGACTGCTGGCCGGGATCGACGCGCCTCGGCACGGCGTCGTCAGCATCGGCGGCTGCCCGGTCACCGACCTCGACCCGGCCGAGCGACGCCGCCGGATCGCCCTGGTCACCCAGGAGCACCACGTCTTCATCGGCTCGGTCCGCGACAACCTCTCCTTCGCCGCGCCCGACGCCTCCGACGCACAGATGCGCGCCGCGCTGCTCACCGTGGGCGCCGAGTGGTTCGCCGAGCTGCCCGACGACCTGGACACCCAGCTCGGCGACGGGGCCCGTCAGCTCGGTGCGGCCGAGGCCCAGCAGCTGGCGTTGGCCCGGTTGGTGCTCGCCGACCCGCACACGCTGATCCTGGACGAGGCGACCGCCGCGCTCGATCCGTCCACCGCCCGACGGACCGAACGCGCGCTGGCCGCCGTGCTGGTCGGGCGGACCGTCATCGCGATCGCGCACCGGCTCAACACCGCGCACGACGCCGACCGGGTCGCCGTGCTCGCGGACGGCCGGATCACCGAGATCGGCAGCCATGACGAGCTGGTCGCTGCCGGTGGCGCTTACGCCGCCCTGTGGCGCTCCTGGCACACCCGCGTCGACGAGCGGTGA
- a CDS encoding ABC transporter transmembrane domain-containing protein translates to MRYLWWLVRCQPWRVLRGSLIGTAWMIGLSARPYLIYRAVDDGLRAGDTHALAQWVAAIVVAGVALSYLGIMRHRTMTFIREDAKARSAEVLLRHLSRIGAVLPRRVGAGEVSTIGGSDIDWTAQVLTLTGPGVGAIIAYGVIAVVLWSISPMLALCVLVGVPVVGLVVGPLLRRLERAESVYRRQQGALTARSGDIVAGLRVLAGVGGRDLFARRYAARSQDLRAEGYRVGAVNSWIDAATVAIPGLFLAAVVWLTARMAVTGDVTIGELVAVYGYVATLIVPVWFLLEGSHQLIRGRVAARRIADLLTVTPDDVGGPGRRWPDAVPEARRLGSVPEARRPDGPGAPDGPADLHDPVTGLTVRAGRLTGVAADDPAAAVALADRLGRYVVSGVTWGGVPLREVALDEVRARILVADHDSYLFAGTLRDILRAGADDDDERLGEALRTASAQDIVDALPAGLDTPIDARARTLSGGQRQRVRLGRALRSEPEVLILVDPTSAVDAHTEARIAERLRAARAGRTTVVIATSPLLLGRADLVAHLSAGRITATGDHADLLDREAAYRHLVARGSEDPDPTQSADTEEAYR, encoded by the coding sequence ATGCGTTACCTCTGGTGGCTGGTCCGCTGCCAGCCCTGGCGGGTGCTGCGCGGCAGCCTGATCGGCACGGCCTGGATGATCGGGCTCTCGGCCCGGCCCTACCTGATCTACCGTGCCGTCGACGACGGGCTGCGCGCCGGCGACACCCACGCCCTGGCGCAATGGGTCGCGGCGATCGTCGTCGCGGGCGTGGCCCTGTCCTACCTGGGCATCATGCGGCACCGGACGATGACCTTCATCCGGGAGGACGCCAAGGCCCGCTCGGCGGAGGTCCTGCTGCGTCACCTGTCCCGGATCGGCGCGGTGCTGCCCCGCCGGGTCGGGGCGGGCGAGGTGTCCACCATCGGTGGCTCCGACATCGACTGGACGGCGCAGGTGCTGACGCTGACCGGGCCGGGCGTCGGCGCGATCATCGCGTACGGGGTGATCGCCGTGGTGCTCTGGTCGATCTCCCCGATGCTGGCGCTCTGCGTGCTGGTGGGGGTGCCGGTGGTCGGTCTGGTCGTGGGGCCGCTGCTGCGCCGCCTGGAGCGGGCCGAATCGGTCTACCGCCGGCAACAGGGCGCGCTCACCGCCCGATCCGGTGACATCGTGGCCGGGCTGCGGGTGCTCGCCGGGGTGGGCGGCCGGGACCTGTTCGCCCGGCGGTACGCCGCCCGGTCCCAGGATCTGCGCGCCGAGGGCTACCGGGTCGGGGCGGTCAACAGCTGGATCGACGCCGCGACGGTCGCCATCCCCGGGTTGTTCCTGGCAGCGGTGGTCTGGTTGACGGCCCGGATGGCGGTGACCGGTGACGTCACGATCGGCGAGTTGGTCGCCGTCTACGGCTACGTGGCGACCCTGATCGTGCCGGTCTGGTTTCTGCTGGAGGGCAGCCACCAGCTCATCCGGGGTCGGGTCGCCGCCCGGCGGATCGCCGACCTGCTCACCGTGACACCTGACGACGTCGGTGGCCCGGGTCGCCGGTGGCCGGATGCCGTGCCGGAGGCACGCCGGCTCGGCTCCGTGCCGGAGGCACGCCGGCCGGATGGCCCGGGCGCGCCGGACGGCCCGGCCGACCTGCACGACCCGGTGACCGGCCTGACCGTGCGCGCCGGCCGGCTGACCGGCGTGGCGGCAGACGATCCGGCGGCGGCCGTGGCGTTGGCCGACCGGCTCGGCCGGTACGTCGTCAGCGGCGTCACCTGGGGCGGCGTGCCGCTGCGCGAGGTCGCCCTGGACGAGGTCCGCGCGCGGATCCTCGTCGCCGACCACGACTCGTACCTCTTCGCCGGCACGCTGCGCGACATCCTGCGCGCCGGGGCCGACGACGATGACGAGCGCCTCGGAGAGGCCCTGCGGACCGCCTCGGCGCAGGACATCGTCGACGCCCTGCCCGCCGGGCTGGACACCCCGATCGACGCCCGAGCCCGGACGCTCTCCGGCGGTCAGCGCCAACGGGTCCGCCTGGGCCGGGCCCTACGCAGCGAGCCGGAGGTGCTGATCCTCGTCGACCCGACATCGGCGGTGGACGCGCACACCGAGGCGCGGATCGCCGAGCGGTTGCGGGCCGCGCGGGCCGGGCGGACCACAGTGGTGATCGCCACGTCACCGCTGCTGCTCGGCCGAGCCGACCTGGTCGCGCACCTGAGCGCCGGCCGGATCACCGCCACCGGCGACCACGCCGACCTGCTCGACCGCGAAGCGGCCTACCGGCACCTGGTGGCCCGCGGCAGCGAGGACCCCGATCCGACGCAGTCCGCCGACACCGAGGAGGCGTACCGGTGA